One Acidimicrobiales bacterium DNA window includes the following coding sequences:
- a CDS encoding hemerythrin domain-containing protein, which translates to MPDPIAMLEEDHRRVEQLFEQYANGQDPMIAQQICMELKVHTTVEEQEIYPTVKSDVPEGKELEEEAEKEHAEVEALIKQVEQKGFDDPSVPELMLKIEEGVSHHVEEEETEMFPKMRDTLGQQTLDELGQKAADAKQRLLQQQSGQGSTVEGELTKEELYQKAKEQDVDGRSKMDKDELQQAVGEQ; encoded by the coding sequence ATGCCCGACCCGATCGCCATGCTGGAAGAAGACCACCGTCGCGTCGAGCAACTGTTCGAGCAGTACGCGAACGGCCAGGACCCGATGATCGCCCAGCAGATCTGCATGGAGCTCAAGGTCCACACCACCGTTGAGGAGCAGGAGATCTACCCGACCGTCAAGAGCGACGTGCCCGAGGGCAAGGAGCTCGAGGAAGAGGCCGAGAAGGAGCACGCCGAGGTCGAGGCCCTCATCAAGCAGGTCGAGCAGAAGGGCTTCGACGACCCCAGCGTCCCCGAGCTCATGCTCAAGATCGAAGAGGGCGTCTCCCATCACGTCGAGGAAGAAGAGACCGAGATGTTCCCGAAGATGCGGGACACCCTCGGCCAGCAGACACTCGACGAGCTCGGCCAGAAGGCAGCCGACGCCAAGCAGCGGCTGCTCCAGCAGCAGAGCGGCCAGGGCTCCACGGTCGAGGGCGAGCTCACCAAGGAAGAGCTCTACCAGAAGGCCAAGGAGCAGGACGTCGACGGCCGCTCCAAGATGGACAAGGACGAACTGCAGCAGGCAGTCGGCGAGCAGTAG
- a CDS encoding phytanoyl-CoA dioxygenase family protein has translation MEGDALKAHVARIEHDGYTIVEDAIEADFVDELSDDLLRLEREMGVVPAGNAFEGHNTVRIYNLLARGALYERIPVHQNVLPIVERVLDTGCLVSSLSSIAIDPGEKAQPVHADDQLIPLPKPHPPTVCNSMWALTDFTEANGATRIIPGSHTADRSPDFGAPYDSIAAEMPRGSVLIWHGSLWHGGGANRTDQRRVGVAMNYCAGWIRQQENQQLGIPHEVVRGFSPRLQELCGFGVYMGLIGHIDKNTPAQLLGAAGDNRMVWDLV, from the coding sequence ATGGAGGGGGATGCACTGAAGGCCCACGTGGCCCGCATCGAGCACGACGGCTACACCATCGTCGAGGATGCCATCGAGGCCGACTTCGTCGACGAGCTGTCCGACGACTTGTTGCGGCTGGAGCGGGAGATGGGCGTCGTGCCTGCGGGCAATGCGTTCGAGGGGCACAACACCGTTCGCATCTACAACCTGTTGGCGCGAGGCGCGTTGTACGAGCGCATCCCCGTGCACCAGAACGTGCTGCCGATCGTGGAGCGGGTGCTCGACACCGGGTGCCTGGTGTCGTCGCTGTCGTCGATCGCCATCGACCCCGGCGAGAAGGCCCAGCCCGTCCATGCGGACGACCAGTTGATCCCGTTGCCCAAGCCGCACCCGCCCACGGTGTGCAACAGCATGTGGGCGCTGACCGATTTCACCGAGGCCAACGGGGCCACCCGCATCATCCCCGGGTCGCACACGGCCGACCGATCGCCCGACTTCGGGGCGCCCTACGACTCGATCGCCGCCGAGATGCCGCGGGGCAGCGTGCTCATCTGGCACGGGAGCCTGTGGCACGGCGGGGGCGCCAACCGCACCGACCAGCGCCGGGTGGGGGTTGCCATGAACTACTGCGCCGGGTGGATCCGCCAGCAGGAGAACCAGCAGCTGGGGATCCCGCACGAAGTGGTGCGGGGGTTCTCGCCGCGGCTGCAGGAGCTGTGCGGGTTCGGCGTGTACATGGGCTTGATCGGCCACATCGACAAGAACACGCCGGCGCAGCTGCTGGGGGCGGCGGGCGACAACCGGATGGTCTGGGACCTGGTGTAG
- a CDS encoding LysR substrate-binding domain-containing protein, with amino-acid sequence MDVRQLSALVAVAEHGSFSAAADALHTVQSNVSAHVARLERELGTTLVQRPGCALTPEGEVVVNRARRVAAELDAIAADVAALRQEVSGSVRLGLIGTTGRWLAPHLLAAVAAQHPGVKLRLFEGTSASLQPQLGGGRLDMAVVNLPLPASEFFTQPLFDEDIVLVVHRSDPRARRKLVDVADLAGLPLLLPMAGTAFRGELDAAAKAAGVKLVAAAELDGVRLIASLTFDGHGPSVLPATAVPRYLRDEWRPVAVRGLPPRRVGVAQPRRGLPSAPARAVLAVLRAVVAENAPGQAGVHLVR; translated from the coding sequence ATGGACGTCCGACAACTCAGCGCCCTCGTCGCCGTGGCCGAACACGGCAGCTTCTCGGCCGCCGCCGACGCCCTGCACACCGTGCAGTCGAACGTGTCGGCCCATGTGGCCCGCCTCGAACGGGAGCTGGGCACGACCCTGGTGCAGCGGCCCGGCTGCGCCCTGACGCCGGAAGGCGAGGTGGTGGTGAACCGGGCCCGACGGGTGGCCGCCGAGCTCGATGCCATCGCCGCCGACGTCGCCGCGTTGCGCCAAGAAGTCTCGGGTTCGGTGCGACTGGGCTTGATCGGTACCACCGGGCGGTGGCTGGCGCCGCACCTGTTGGCTGCCGTGGCCGCGCAACACCCGGGCGTGAAGCTGCGGTTGTTCGAGGGCACCTCGGCGTCGCTGCAGCCGCAGCTCGGCGGGGGCCGGCTCGACATGGCGGTCGTCAACCTGCCGCTGCCCGCCAGTGAGTTCTTCACCCAGCCGCTGTTCGACGAGGACATCGTGCTGGTGGTGCACCGGTCCGACCCGAGGGCACGGCGCAAGCTCGTCGACGTGGCCGACCTGGCGGGGCTGCCGTTGCTGCTGCCCATGGCGGGCACGGCCTTTCGGGGCGAGCTCGATGCTGCGGCCAAGGCGGCGGGCGTGAAGCTGGTGGCCGCCGCCGAGCTCGACGGGGTGCGGCTCATCGCGTCGTTGACCTTCGACGGGCACGGGCCGTCGGTGCTGCCTGCCACCGCTGTCCCCCGGTACCTGCGCGACGAGTGGCGCCCGGTAGCCGTGCGCGGGTTGCCACCGCGGCGCGTCGGCGTGGCCCAGCCGCGGCGAGGGTTGCCGTCGGCGCCGGCGCGGGCCGTGCTCGCCGTGCTCCGGGCCGTGGTGGCCGAGAACGCCCCGGGGCAAGCGGGGGTGCACCTAGTACGGTGA